The Solanum lycopersicum chromosome 9, SLM_r2.1 genome window below encodes:
- the LOC101265279 gene encoding receptor-like cytosolic serine/threonine-protein kinase RBK2, with product MEKTKVNAFSPDTVLEDFLRTAESESDSSKASTSESDGSKNQRSSSRWTGFLELFRSKSKGHMTKDPLISSLKLSKRFSRSMRETSSGDMPSSILDNGLSYFKPQWKLFTLSELQTATNYFHQENLIGKGGYAEVHKGRLRNGQFIAVKRLTRGPQDERIGDFLSELGIMAHINHPNTARLIGYAVDGGLFLVLELSPYGSLTNMLHASKQKLEWKIRYKVAIGIAKGILYLHEGGQRRIIHRDIKAANILLTKDLEPQICDFGLAKWLPERWTHLTIGKFEGTFGYLAPEFLMHGIVDEKTDVFAFGVLLLELITGRRALDYSQQSLVIWAKPLVKKNRIRELADPSLADDYDLLQMNLMVLAASLCVQQSSIKRPRINQILQLLRGNSESLDIIMRIRKPSHWKRYYEELFIAEENKMTRGLSGLSLQEQIALEVSLR from the exons ATGGAGAAAACAAAAGTGAATGCATTTTCTCCCGATACAGTACTTGAAGACTTTTTGAGGACAGCAGAATCCGAATCAGACTCTTCGAAAGCCAGTACATCGGAATCTGATGGCTCGAAAAATCAAAGATCTAGTTCGAGATGGACTGGTTTTCTCGAGCTATTTAGAAGTAAATCGAAAGGACATATGACGAAAGATCCTTTAATTAGTTCTCTGAAACTTTCCAAAAGGTTCAGCAGAAGCATGAGAGAGACGAGTAGCGGTGACATGCCGAGTTCTATCTTGGATAATGGTTTGAGCTATTTCAAACCTCAATGGAAACTTTTCACCCTATCTGAGCTTCAAACTGCAACCAATTATTTTCACCAAG AAAATTTGATAGGAAAGGGTGGTTATGCTGAAGTTCATAAAGGACGGTTACGAAATGGCCAGTTTATCGCGGTTAAGCGGCTGACAAGGGGACCACAAGATGAGAGAATAGGGGATTTCTTATCTGAGCTAGGTATAATGGCACATATCAATCATCCAAACACTGCTAGATTGATCGGTTATGCCGTTGATGGAGGACTCTTTCTTGTGCTTGAGCTATCTCCTTATGGAAGCTTGACCAATATGTTGCATG CATCTAAGCAAAAACTAGAATGGAAAATCCGGTATAAGGTAGCGATAGGGATAGCTAAAGGGATATTGTATCTTCATGAGGGTGGTCAAAGAAGGATTATCCATAGAGATATTAAGGCAGCAAATATATTGCTCACGAAGGACCTCGAACCTCAG ATATGTGATTTTGGGCTAGCAAAATGGTTACCAGAGCGATGGACTCACCTCACTATAGGGAAATTTGAAGGAACATTCGG CTATCTTGCTCCTGAGTTCTTGATGCATGGCATAGTGGATGAAAAAACTGATGTTTTTGCTTTTGGAGTGCTTCTTTTGGAACTTATTACTGGACGTCGAGCCCTTGATTACTCACAGCAAAGTCTCGTCATTTGG GCTAAACCCCTAGTGAAGAAGAACAGAATCAGAGAACTTGCTGATCCTTCACTTGCTGATGACTACGACTTACTACAGATGAACCTCATGGTCTTAGCTGCTTCTTTATGTGTCCAGCAGTCTTCAATTAAACGACCCCGAATAAATCAG ATTCTTCAGCTTCTAAGAGGCAACAGCGAAAGCCTGGATATAATCATGAGAATTAGAAAACCATCACATTGGAAGAGGTATTATGAAGAACTCTTTATCGCAGAAGAAAACAAAATGACTAGAGGGTTAAGTGGTTTAAGTCTGCAGGAACAAATAGCATTGGAAGTCTCTTTAAGATAG